CAGGtgtaataaaaatagagtatatatatatgagCGTATAGCGGAACTTTTATGCCATGGATAATCCGGCTGTTATTTGCAAAAGTGTTCTAACCGAACGAACGTGCAATGGTGGATGATTCAAAAAGGCCTTTGGCATGCTGGAGCTTATACAGCATAGTTACGCTTCGGTGCTGTCAAGACCGTCGTAGATCCTCGGGACGGTGCCGTATGGCGTGGAAACTAGGCATTCCATGCTGTCCGCATGCGTTTGTGTGCACGGGACGCGATAAGGAAGAGCGCAAACGTGCGAGCACACAGAGACGTCTCCAAAAAGGGGACAGAAGAGGACAGTTTCTAGGGACGATTGTGCGTCTGTGCTGCGCGCGAGCGGAGAGCGTACTCCGAAAGAACAGCCATTATTATGTAATGGTGTGCTGTCGACCAGCGTGTCCGGCGTGGGGTGTCCGCTCCCCTAATTGACGACGCGCCGTCTGTTTGCACATTATCAAATTCCATGGTGCCACCACGGTGACATCATTTGGTGCAGCGGGCCTTCTCGGCGTGCACAGCCCATGGAAGGGCGATCACTCTGAACGGTTTTGGTATTCTATCATTTTTTCCACAGCGGCAATGGGTGTTCTCCAACGACACAGCAGAGACACCGCCAAGGCATAGGAGGTGTAAGCGCTCGCGCGCCCTGAAGACAACTTCTGGGTGGTGGTGTCCGTCCATCCAACCGCGATTGTCGAAATCCGAAGTCTCTCGCTCTCGCTTGCATGGATGGCACCCCTGGAGATACTTCTTCCTTGGCACTCGCCCATTCAACGCTGTTGTGCTGTTCACCAAGAGCCCTCTCACACGCCTCGCTCGCCCCTCTAAATGTCATTTTGAAGGTGACAAATGCAACATTATTTCTCGCAACTCGCACTGGAAAAGCCTCACGTGGCTTCCTGTAGTCTCGCTCTCGTTCGTGTTAAAGCCGTCGGGCAGAACATGCTGACGTTGGAAGCCGCCTTTTTTCCCATTTTTGGAAGGCGGGTAAATTCCGTGTCCGGGTCACGTGTTGTTTTTTGCTGTTGCCCTGTCCTCGTGACTCCGAAACAAGGGCCTCGACGCTATTGCAATCCGTTCGTATGCagaaaaacagaaaaaaattttgagGAAAATGCAATTGCATTCACACCCGTATAACTGGCATCTACAAATTGTGTTATACAGTTGTGAGCTTAGGTACGTTTCCGTTCGGTCAATTGGCATGCCACGAGAGCCACATCACAGTTGACACACATATACATTCCGGAATGTCTGAACAGGCTGCTACCGCTACAGAAGTCCCAAAGGAGGAACAACCAGTTGTCCTGGGCGAAGATGGCCAACCTCTATCGAAAAAGGCGTTGAAAAAACTGCAAAAGGAACAAGAAaagcagaagaagaaagaggAGACTGCCCGTAGATTGCAGTTGGAAAAGGAGCAACGTGAGAAGGATGAGGCAAGTGCTCCGGATTCCGCTGCCGCCAACTACGGTAAGTTGCCGTTGGTTCAATCTCTGCCAAGCGCAAGAACTAACGAGTCAAGAATCAAGTTCGAAGACTTGACGGAGGACATGAACGACAAAGAGGTCCTCTTCAGAGCTAGAGTACACAACACGAGACAACAGGGTGCTACTTTGGCATTCTTGACATTGAGACAGCAAAGCCAATTGATCCAAGCTTTGCTCAGAGTCAACAAGGAGGGCTCCGTCTCCAAGAAGATGACTAAATGGGCTGGTTCTTTACACTTGGAATCCATTGTCTTGGTCCGTGGTGTTGTGAAGAAAGTCGACGAGCCAATCAAGTCTGCCACCGTCCAAAATTTGGAAGTTCACGTCACTCAAATCCATATCATCTCCGAAACTCCAGAAAACTTGCCAATTCTATTGGAAGACGCTTCCAGATCCGAAGAAGAAGCTGAAAGAGCAGGTTTGCCGGTCGTAAACTTGGACACTAGATTAGATGCCCGTGTTATTGACTTAAGAACTGCCACCAACCAAGCTATCTTTAAGATTCAATCTGGTGTCTGCCAGTTATTCAGAGAATTCCTGTACCAAAAGAAATTCATGGAGGTCCACAGTCCAAAGTTATTAGGCGCTCCAAGTGAAGGTGGTGCTTCCGTTTTCGAAGTCGCTTATTTCAAAGACACCAAGGCTTACCTAGCTCAATCTCCGCAATTCCACAAGCAACAATTGATGGTCGCTGATTTTGAAAgagtttttgaaattgcCCCGGTTTTCAGAGCTGAAAACTCCAATACTCACCGTCACATGACCGAGTTCACTGGTCTTGATTTAGAAATGACGTTTGAAGAAAACTACCACGAAGTGTTGGACACTCTAAGTGAATTATTCGTTTTCATCTTTATAGAATTGAACAAGAGATACAAGAAGGAGATCGATGTTGTCAGAAAGCAATACCCTGTCGAAGAGTTCAAATTGCCAAAGGACGGCAAGATGATCAAATTAACCTTCAAAGAAGGTATAGAAATGTTAAGAGCCAGTGGCAAGACTGAAGTCGGTGACTACGATGACTTATCCACCGAAAATGAGAAATTGTTAGGTAAGCTTGTTCGTGAAAAATACGATACCGATTTCTACATCTTGGATAAGTTCCCACTAGCAGTCAGACCATTCTACACCATGCCTGACCCAGAGGATCCAAATTACTCCAACTCCTATGATTTCTTCATGAGAGGTGAGGAAATCATGTCCGGTGCCCAAAGAATCCACGACTACGATCTATTACTGACCAGATTAAAAGCCCACGGATTATCTCCAGAAGACCCAGGTTTGAAGGATTACGTGGATGCCTTCTCTTACGGTTGCGCTCCTCACGCCGGTGGTGGTATTGGTTTAGAGAGAGTGCTTATGTTTTTCCTAGACTTGAAGAACATCAGAAGAGCCTCCTTGTTCCCAAGAGATCCAAAGAGATTGAGACCATGATCCATCCAGTATATACGCTAGCTTGCTACATCCACCACTACTATTACTACTACATAGAAGCCAAATACAATATACAAACcccatatatatatgtctaTGTATTGACCGGGCACGTGACTATCACTGAACACGATCGCGATGCCGCGAGCAACATCCCTTTCTCCATAACAGCGAAATGAAAAACCAAATGGGAAACGTATATAAGCACGAGAGTGAGAAGTGCGTTGATATATGTGCCTGTCGCTGACTAACCGAAAGCTAGTAAGCAAACGTAAATAATGAGTGGTAATCCAGGTGGCTCGACGTTCAGACTGTCGCCAACTCCACCAGAGAGAGGTTCATTCCCATTGGACCATGACGGTGAATGCACGAATGAAATGATTGCATACATGAACTGTATCAAGTTAGTTAAAGGCGAAAACGGTGCCGTTAACTGCCGTATAAAAGCACGTGACTATCTGAAATGCAGAATGGATCATGGATTAATGGAACGTGACGATTTCAAGCACTTGGGACTTCCAGAGCCACGAGGCGCTGCCGCTGCCGCTGCCGCCACCACCAGTGATGGCGATGGCACTGGAGCCACAAAGAATGCGCCACCGACAGGCAAGAAGTTCGGTGAGCCGTAACGGGTGACTCGTTCCACTCTAATTAGACACTGTGTATGTTTTGTAAGGGGAGAGAGCGCATGTCTTTCCCATTCCATGTAAATAGGTAGCACACAATAGATAACCGAGACGGCTTTCGCTGCAACGTGCATGTCCATGCACCATCAGATCAATGGGAAGAGAATGTATAGCCATTGCCATGGATTACGTAACTTGAGCGTATCCGGGAACCGCATTTCCGACAGACAACGCAGGTCACCCGGCACCGGGCTTCTCTGTTTAGGGGTGGGGCAGTGGGCAGTGGGCTGGTGCCAACAAGACCCTTTGGAATTGAGTTAGCGCCTACGCTGTAGAAGCACCCACGCGCCCGCCTTATCGCGCCGCCGGCCGCTATCGTCTCTTTGCCGGCCAGGCCCCTCCGACTCCCCGCGGTTGCCGCGATAACCACCGCGACACCGCCGCGGCTGGCAAACCGCATGGGATTTTGTGGCAGTCTTCTATGTCCTAACCACGACGCTCCGCGCACGCGCCCACGCGCTTAACGCTGCATGATTCATTTTCTTGACGCTTTCCCCGCCCCTCCTTTCGCCCCCCCTTCCCTTCCCCGCGGCATTACATGACCATGACTGTCTCTCGCACGCGCGCAAGTGGCGGAACCAGACACAGAAATCGATCATCCCATGCCCAACCAGTCACAAAAACGACTTTCTTAATCAATCCAACGTCAACACCACTTTGAGGATTTTCGCTGACCGCACATTAGACATTATGCACGGTGACTACAACTCGATTTCTAGTAATAATCCATTTAAACGTTTTCTAAAACTCCATGGTCTCCATTATCCATTCAAATtactattttaattttaactCGAACTCTAATTGCCACAATTACGGAATCGATAATATATTGGATTTGATACGCtctcatatatatattcttgCTTATCGCACTGCCGATTAGTAATAAAATATAGCTAAACTTCTTCATCCCCTCGCACTTCGTCGTAGTTCCAGGAGCCTAacgatatatatatagagtCTCTCTAAGATATATTTCACCCCCCGTTGTATGTGTGTTCATGCATATACTTATATCGGTGCATATCGAATccattaatatatatccACACACGCATACACACCACTGTTTGGTAATATTCTCCTCTATTCAGCAGAGATGAGCGAAGCTAATAAAAACCCGATCTACGCAAGCAATGCGTACCCAGTCATTCTGAATGACCCGTTCAATAATAAGTTCGTCGACCTGACGGTAGCGTCTCAATCTGCCCGTAATGATCAGACGTCGCTGGAAGACAGGTCGGCCGCCCTCCCAAGGACAAGGAAGCAGAGGACAATCTCCTTGCCGCAACTGCCCTATTCGAAACTAGTCTATCAGTACAATTTCCCAGGGGACTCGGCATCCATTCCCAGGGCAAGCACCTTCCAGGGTGCCAATTTCAATACGGTGGAGACGGAAGATGAGTTGGTGAACTTGACAGGAGACTCGGCGATTACAATAGAGTCGAATAGACTCATCGATATAACCGTCGTAAGATCTCCTTCACCTGCGTCCAGGCTAGGCAGAAACAGGAATACTGACAGCATTGCCGCCACAGAGAGCAACAGCAGTAACGAGAGCATGCACAGCGGTGCAAGCAATAGCAAGCATGGTGGGCATATGAACGTTAACCAGTTCAAGAGGCGGTTGTCCTCCATGACGAGCAGGACATCGCACTCGAAGTTCTTTAAGagtagtaataataatataatagatgCAAATTTCAACGGCAGCAGTCAAGCTGATAACGACAACTACTTTCTTACCGACTCGAATGGGGCTCTCTCAGAGAGTGTCTCCAGGTACAAATCAACAGCCAGCAGCAGGTTGTCAGGGTCCTCCACAAGCGCAAACAATTTAACCGcaaacaatttcaaaacagAGAAAGATGGCCACTACCAATATAAGGACAACGATATTTTCTGTGACAAGAGGTTTGTCGTGAAAGAGTTGCTGGGCCAAGGTACTTTTGGAAAAGTCCTGAAATGCACAGACACATTGAATAACAACCATATGCTAGCTATTAAAGTGATAAAAGCAGTGGACAGGTATAGAGAAGCAGCAAAGACGGAATTaagaattttgaaaactATACAAGTAAATGATCCCGCAGGGGAGTTCCAATGTATACTGCTCAACGACGTCTTCGACTACAAAAATCATATTTGCATCGTCACTGAACTATATGGGAAATCAGTTTATGATTTCATGTGCTCTAATGCAATCGCAAGGTTCCCTGGATCGCAGGTTCAGGCAGTCGCAAGACAACTTATTAGATCAGTCTGTTTCTTACACGATTTAGGAATAATACACACAGATTTGAAAccagaaaatatattgcTCGTAGATGACCAGAAATATCTAACGAGACAGCTGCCAAAGGAAATAGTCAACCACTTAAGCGTAAGAAGAAAGAATGCCAGCGATGGTGGCATTCAAAAGATTCTAAAGAACCCagaaatcaaaatcatAGATTTCGGATCTGCTATCTTCTACAACGAGTACCATCCCCCAGTGATTTCAACAAGGCACTACAGAGCTCCAGAAATTATTTTGGGCCTGGGTTGGTCCTTTCCTTGCGATATTTGGTCTATCGGCTGTGTTCTAGTAGAGTTAGTCACTGGCGAATCTTTATACCCAATTCATGAAAATTTAGAACATTTGGCAATGATGGAAAGAATTAACGGTACACAAGTACCCTCTAAATTGGTagaaaaaatgttttataaaATCATGTCAAAACTTGGAAACCTGCCTGCCGATATTTCTACCACTGTTGCTAAACATTTTGATAAAAGCACTTACCAATTAAAATGGCCAGAAACTAATAAGAGAGGAGAAATTGTCTCCACAGCAAAATCGATTAAAAGAGTTAGAGATGGATGCGATAGGATCGATAAATATCTCTCGAAGAAAATTAATCAAGACTTGTACGGGAACAATCCTCTAATGGTcgatttaaatttatcacCGGAACAAAATTGGAAACTTATTAAGtcaaaattatcaagaATGGATGGGTATAAAAATTCACCTTGTAACTATAACAATTACTACCATCTCGATAATTTCAACTTAAATGATAATACGAATTTAAACTACTATTATAAAAACGAAGATGGCTCAGATAGCCTTTCATCAGGTAATGATATGCCACAGTCTAGCTATTTAACAACGGGTGAATTAAATACAACGCttacaaatgaaaaaaaattattgacAAAGGAAACGTTCTTATTTTGGTACTACTTCACGGacttaattaataaaatgttTGAATTTGATCCGACTAAGAGAATAACTGCAAAGGAAGCATTGGAACACGAATGGTTTAATTTAGGTATACTCGACGATGGTATAACCAGTTTCAACGATTATTTATCTTAAGATCGGTCTAGGGAAATGTAAAATACACTGcattataaattttcaatatatatattctaatttaggtaattaaataatttacaaaacAATTGATATCACAACCTACTGCGACGTATCACATCACAACAGTTTTCATAACTTTAGTTGTATGTTAGAACTACTGGCATAAACTTAAAAGTCATATGATCGTTGTTCTTGTTTACTCCCACTTTATGGATTCATAAGCCATCGTATTGAAACTTCTCAATCAGAATACACCTTGTTCTGTCGCAACCATTCGTGAACTGACATTGACACTAAGtaacaaattataaaaatttacttTCATAAATAGATCATTATGTACGAACTGGCTGTTCCATTTTGACAAAATCTCATAGATTTAAcatatgaaatatttaacacAATAGATAAATGTATCTTTAAGCCATTtacaatttataatatattataatttacaCTCAATTTTAGGAGACTTACACATTATCATAATcatatctatatatttgattaaGGAAGAAGTGATATCCAACTTGTACATCCAAATAATCTTTAAATACCGAAAACTGTAAGACGCTCGCCAACTTCATCTTTCCCTCAATGAACATTTGCAAAccaattataaataaaccAATTTGGAGGCCGGCACGTCTGATTACATATTTGCACTCTGGTCCTCGTATTAGGGGTATAAAAAGAGATCCAGAGtcttatttgaagaatcCAAAGGGACTGTCttacaataatattaaaagtgATGAATATCAACAGACAATTAGAAAAGCATTAAACTTAGAGAAATATGATATTAATATGAGTGATGATCTGTTATTACAATGTTTAACTCATAAATCATTTGCACATGGGTCAAAACCatataatgaaaagttATCACTTTTAGGttctcaatttttaaaatatcaagcCTCAATATATTCTATCAACCAAAAAGATACAACGAAGAAAGATTCCACAAATATTatagaaaatgatatcaaTGGTCTAGATTTCACAAATTTAGGAACGTCTTTCTCAAAATTACTGATCTCCACTGCTGtactttcaaaatttgttaaagaaaagaaactaaattcattaatctTTTGGAAAATGAGGGATAATCTTAAAATAGATATGAAAGGTAGTGGTGAACCTCTAGTTTGTAGCACGGTATTAAATGCATTGATAGGTGGTATGTTGTCCACAAATGGTATACAGAAAactaaaaatttcattgaaaaagaattattgaacAGAGAAAACGATATATCATTGATCAAATTGGCAAATGCTCATTCTGAAAAACACCAattatg
The Tetrapisispora phaffii CBS 4417 chromosome 11, complete genome DNA segment above includes these coding regions:
- the DPS1 gene encoding aspartate--tRNA ligase DPS1 (similar to Saccharomyces cerevisiae DPS1 (YLL018C); ancestral locus Anc_4.44); the encoded protein is MSEQAATATEVPKEEQPVVLGEDGQPLSKKALKKLQKEQEKQKKKEETARRLQLEKEQREKDEASAPDSAAANYGKLPLVQSLPSARTNESRIKFEDLTEDMNDKEVLFRARVHNTRQQGATLAFLTLRQQSQLIQALLRVNKEGSVSKKMTKWAGSLHLESIVLVRGVVKKVDEPIKSATVQNLEVHVTQIHIISETPENLPILLEDASRSEEEAERAGLPVVNLDTRLDARVIDLRTATNQAIFKIQSGVCQLFREFLYQKKFMEVHSPKLLGAPSEGGASVFEVAYFKDTKAYLAQSPQFHKQQLMVADFERVFEIAPVFRAENSNTHRHMTEFTGLDLEMTFEENYHEVLDTLSELFVFIFIELNKRYKKEIDVVRKQYPVEEFKLPKDGKMIKLTFKEGIEMLRASGKTEVGDYDDLSTENEKLLGKLVREKYDTDFYILDKFPLAVRPFYTMPDPEDPNYSNSYDFFMRGEEIMSGAQRIHDYDLLLTRLKAHGLSPEDPGLKDYVDAFSYGCAPHAGGGIGLERVLMFFLDLKNIRRASLFPRDPKRLRP
- the MRPL15 gene encoding mitochondrial 54S ribosomal protein mL57 (similar to Saccharomyces cerevisiae MRPL15 (YLR312W-A); ancestral locus Anc_4.40) codes for the protein MNICKPIINKPIWRPARLITYLHSGPRIRGIKRDPESYLKNPKGLSYNNIKSDEYQQTIRKALNLEKYDINMSDDLLLQCLTHKSFAHGSKPYNEKLSLLGSQFLKYQASIYSINQKDTTKKDSTNIIENDINGLDFTNLGTSFSKLLISTAVLSKFVKEKKLNSLIFWKMRDNLKIDMKGSGEPLVCSTVLNALIGGMLSTNGIQKTKNFIEKELLNRENDISLIKLANAHSEKHQL
- the KNS1 gene encoding serine/threonine protein kinase KNS1 (similar to Saccharomyces cerevisiae KNS1 (YLL019C); ancestral locus Anc_4.42); this encodes MSEANKNPIYASNAYPVILNDPFNNKFVDLTVASQSARNDQTSLEDRSAALPRTRKQRTISLPQLPYSKLVYQYNFPGDSASIPRASTFQGANFNTVETEDELVNLTGDSAITIESNRLIDITVVRSPSPASRLGRNRNTDSIAATESNSSNESMHSGASNSKHGGHMNVNQFKRRLSSMTSRTSHSKFFKSSNNNIIDANFNGSSQADNDNYFLTDSNGALSESVSRYKSTASSRLSGSSTSANNLTANNFKTEKDGHYQYKDNDIFCDKRFVVKELLGQGTFGKVLKCTDTLNNNHMLAIKVIKAVDRYREAAKTELRILKTIQVNDPAGEFQCILLNDVFDYKNHICIVTELYGKSVYDFMCSNAIARFPGSQVQAVARQLIRSVCFLHDLGIIHTDLKPENILLVDDQKYLTRQLPKEIVNHLSVRRKNASDGGIQKILKNPEIKIIDFGSAIFYNEYHPPVISTRHYRAPEIILGLGWSFPCDIWSIGCVLVELVTGESLYPIHENLEHLAMMERINGTQVPSKLVEKMFYKIMSKLGNLPADISTTVAKHFDKSTYQLKWPETNKRGEIVSTAKSIKRVRDGCDRIDKYLSKKINQDLYGNNPLMVDLNLSPEQNWKLIKSKLSRMDGYKNSPCNYNNYYHLDNFNLNDNTNLNYYYKNEDGSDSLSSGNDMPQSSYLTTGELNTTLTNEKKLLTKETFLFWYYFTDLINKMFEFDPTKRITAKEALEHEWFNLGILDDGITSFNDYLS
- the COX19 gene encoding Cox19p (similar to Saccharomyces cerevisiae COX19 (YLL018C-A); ancestral locus Anc_4.43), which encodes MSGNPGGSTFRLSPTPPERGSFPLDHDGECTNEMIAYMNCIKLVKGENGAVNCRIKARDYLKCRMDHGLMERDDFKHLGLPEPRGAAAAAAATTSDGDGTGATKNAPPTGKKFGEP